In Candidatus Eisenbacteria bacterium, the genomic window GCCGGCTGCCGTTCGACGAATCCGCCTATCTGGCGGCGGCGGGCGTCTCCGAGCCGGCCGGCGAGAAGGGCTACAGCACCATGGAGCGCACCTCGGCGCGGCCCACGCTGGACGTCAACGGGATCTGGAGCGGCTACACCGGGCCTGGATCGAAGACGGTGCTGCCGGCGGTCGCGCACGCCAAGGTCAGCATGCGCCTCGTGCCGGACCAGGACCCTGACGAGATCTTCGCGCGCCTGGAGCCCTATCTTCAGAAGCTCGCCCCGTCGAGCGTGCGGGTGCGAGTGACCAGCCACCACGTCGCACTTCCCTTCATCATGGACCCGAGCCATCCGATGCTCGATGCGGCCCGGCGGGCGCTGGGCCGCGTGTGGGCCAAGCCGCCGGCGATGGTCCGTGAGGGAGGGTCGATCCCCGTCATGACGACCTTCCAGCGCACCCACGGGCTGCCGTGCATCCTCATGGGGTTCGGTCTCGACGACGATCAGGTGCACGCGCCCAACGAGAAATTCTCGCTCTCGTCCTACTTCGGCGGCACCAAGAGCGTGGCCTTCCTCTACGAGGAGCTGTCCCGGACGTAGCGGGGCTGCGGCGCGACATGACTCACGACGTCGGCGCCCTTCGTGATCTGCTGCTGATCGTCGGCGCCTCGCTGGTGGTCCTCGTCATCTTCCAGCGGCTGCGCATTCCCGCGGCGGTCGGCTTCATCGCCGCCGGCGTTCTGGTGGGGCCGTTCGGTCTCGGCTGGATCGACGACGTCGAGCTGGTCAAGACCCTCGCCGACTTCGGCGTGATGTTCCTGCTCTTCACGGTCGGCCTCGAGCTCTCGCGCCACGATCTCAAGCAGCTTGGACGACCCATGCTGGTGGGTGGAGCGCTGCAGGTGCTCATCACCTTGGGGCTCGTCGCCGGCGTCGTCCTGCTCGCCGGGCTCCATCCGGCGCAGGCGATCTTCTTCGGCATGCTGGCCTCGATGTCGAGCACGGCGCTCGTGCTTCGCCTGCTCACCGATCGAGTCGAGCTCAACGCGCCGCACGGCCGGTTGGCCACCGCGGTGCTGGTCTTCCAGGACCTGATGGTGATCCTGTTCGCGGTGGCGGTCCCCTGGCTCGGCCGCTGGCACGCGGGATCGGCGCAGTCCAGTGAAGGCTCGCTCTCCCGGCTCCTCGGGTTCTTCGCGGTGCTGGCCGCCCTGGTCCTGGTGGTGGCGGCCGCCAATCGTCTGGCGCCTTGGCTGCTGCTGCGCGCGCTACGCACCCGATCTCGGGAAGCGTTCCTGTTCGGCGTCGTGCTGGTCGCGCTGGGCAGCGCATTCCTCACCGCACAGCTCGGGCTTTCCGTCGCGCTCGGAGCATTTCTCGCAGGGCTCATCCTGGCCGAGTCGGATCTGCGCTCCCACATCGAGGCCGCCGTGGTTTCCTTCCGCGACGTGCTCACCGGCGTGTTCTTCGTCGCGATCGGCATGCTGTTCGATCCGCGCGCTGTCATGACTCATCCCTGGCTGGTGCTGGCCAGCACGCTGGGGCTGGTGGGCATCAAGATCTTCGCCGCCGCGGCGGCGCTCCGGCTGGCCGGGGCGCCGCTCCGAGTCGCGACGGCGGGCGGCGTGGTCCTCGCCCAGGTCGGAGAGTTCTCTTTCATGCTGGCCGAGTCGGCGCCGCCGGCGCTTCTCGGCACGACCGGCGGCCAGGCCTTCTTCGCCGGCGCGGTGTTCTCGCTGGTCCTGACGCCATGGCTCGTGAGCGGAGCGTCCGATTGGGCGGTGGCCATCGCGGCCAAGCGCCCGGGTGGGACCGCATCGACCTCGAAGCCGGGAGTCGAGCGCAGCAATCACGTCATCATCGCCGGATTCGGCCTCAACGGGCGAAACCTGGCGCGCGTGCTGCGATCGGTGCGGCTGCCGCACCTGATCGTCGACCTGGACCCCGAAGCGCTCCAATCCGAGCCCGCGCAGGGCAGCGAGGTGCTGGTCGGAGACATCACCCAGCCGGAGATCCAGAGAAAGGCCGGTGTGCACAAGGCGAGGGTCCTGGTGCTCGCGCTCAGCGATCCTGGCGCCACGCGCCACGCCTGCCGGATCGCGCGCTCGCTGACGCGTGACGTCTTCATCATCGTGCGCACACGCTACGTCGCCGAGATCGACGAGCTGCACCGGCAGGGGGCGAGCCAGGTGATCCCGGAGGAGTTCGAGACCTCGATCGAGATCTTCATCGCCACGCTCCAGCACTTCCACGTTCCGACCAACGTGATCCAGGCCCAGGTCCAGCTGCTGCGTCAGGAGCGCTACAGCCTGCTGCGCGGTCTCAAGCTGCCGGGCTCGGTGATCGAGCAGCTCGACGCCATCCTCCAGGAAGGCACGTGCGACACCTTCCTCCTGCTCCAGCATTCCCCGGCCGTGGGCCGCACCGCGAGCGAGGTCGGGCTCGTCGACGAGCGTGGCGCCCGGCTGGTGGCGCTGGTGCGCGGCGGGCACGCGATCGCCGCCCCGGAGAACGACGTTCCGCTCGCGGTCGGCGACATCCTGGTCCTCATGGGAACTCACGCGTCCATGGAGGACGCCTTCCAGAGGCTCACTCCGGATCCAGCCGTCCTGGCAGCCGGCGAGGACGAGCGGACGTGACGAATCGCTCGTCTGTCTTATACTGAGGTCGCGCCCCGTTTCAATGGAACCTCGATGCGATCGTTTCCCCTACGTCTCGTTGGCTCGTTCATCCTTCTCGTCCTGATCCTCGCCGGGCCGGCGGTCGGGTCTCTTCAGGATCACAAGACCCTGACCGTCGAAGGCCGGACCTGCGATCCGGAAGGGTTCCCGATCGAGAAGGTCAAGGTGCGCGTGCTCGGAGCGCGCCGCGCTTCGGTGGTTTCGGACGTGAACGGCGAGTTCTCCGTCCGGATTCCGATCGGGACCCCCAACGACCTGCGCCGGGGCCCGCTGCGGATCGCGATGGAGGCGGAGAAGAAAGGCTATCGCTTCGCCGTTCCCTCCGGGGACATGCGCCTCGGGCTCGATCTCGGCCTCGAAGTCGCGAGCGGAGGGCTGGCCCGCTGCGTGGCGCGCTCGAATGACGAGCGAGTGGCCGCCTCGGCGGCGCGCATCGTTGCGATCGAAGGCGACGCGGTCGGGGTGGTCGAGGTGAACTTCCTGGGAGTCAAAGGCGCCCCCGCGCCGGGGTCCTGGCCCAAGCTCCCGAACGTCGCGCACGCCGCGTTGTCGTTCCCCATCGAGGGGCCGATCCGCGGCCTTCCGCAGGGAGCGGGGGTTCCCGATCTCCCGACCAGCTCTCGGTCCGCGTGGTCCATCCTGAAGGGTGACGCCCCGAAGGGCGCCGACTCGACGCGAGATCAGAGCGTGAAAGCCCGTGCGAAGGCGCTGGCGGATACGACGGCCTCGGGTGTGCTCGGGGTCGCGCGCGCCTCCGCGGTGGGGGACAGCTCGCTGGAGAAGTGGAGAGACGCTCGCTGGCAGCCGTCGCAGTCGGCGCCCGCACCGTCTCCTGTCCCCACCTCGACGCCCACGTCGACGAATTCGCCGATACCGACCGGAAAGGACGGCCGAACGCCGGCTCCGGATGCGGCCGAAGCCATCGTTCCGTTGACCGCGGCGCAGATCGCGGCCGAGCGCGCCGAGCTGGATCGCACGCTGCCACCGGCGTCCCCGCCCAAGACTGCACCGGCGCCGGCAGGTGCCTCCACACGCCCGGTCATCACACCCGACCCCGGCCTGGCTGGAAGAGGCCGAAGCCGGCCGCTGGTGATCAGCAATCCGCCGCCTGGTGCGCGTTCAAAGCCCGACACCTGCGAGTGCCGGGTGGAGGGCTTCGTCGAGGTGCAGGCCATCGTGCCGATCCGGGGTCCGCAGCGCATCGAGGTCTCTTACCAGTGGTACCCGCAGCTGCGCGACACGGTGGAGCTGTTCATGGGTCCGCCGCGGCCCTTCAAGCTTCCGGCAGCGCCCTGCGGGCCGCAGCGGCTGCGCGTGCGCGTGCTCACCGACGGACGCTTCGACATCGCTTCGCCCGAGGCGCTGGCGGGATTCCGCTGCGAAGGCGGCCGTCCGCACCAGCCGCGCCTGGTGCTCCAGACTCGCTAGGGCTTCACGGCCGCTAAGTGCTCCTGTAGCGTGCGCGGCCGATGAGCGTGATCGAACCCCGGAGCGTTCAGGCCCTTGCCGAGCGCCTGATCGCGGTGCCCAGCGTCAGTCCCGATCCGCGCGCCGAAGGCCGCTGTGCTCAGGCGATCGGCGACGCGTTCCCCGCGGCGCTCGAGCGGGGCGAATGGCGAACCGAAGACGGGCGCCCGGTGGTGTGGGCGCTGCTTCGCGGACGATCGAAGCGGACGATCGTCGTGCTCACGCACTACGATACCGTGGGGATCGACGAGTACCGCGCGCTCCCCGGGGCCGAGCCGGAGATCGCCTTCCGTCCCGATGTGCTCCGCGCCCGCCTGCTGGCTCTCGATCCCGCGCGACTTCCGGCGGTGGCGCGCGATGATCTTCAAGCCGAGCGGCGCGCCCCCGGCACCTGGCTCTTCGGACGCGGCGCGCTCGACATGAAGAGCGGCATCGCGGCCGGGATCGCCGCGCTCGAGTGGCTGGCCGCGCACGCTGCATCTCTCGAAGGCAGCGTGCTCTT contains:
- a CDS encoding cation:proton antiporter, giving the protein MTHDVGALRDLLLIVGASLVVLVIFQRLRIPAAVGFIAAGVLVGPFGLGWIDDVELVKTLADFGVMFLLFTVGLELSRHDLKQLGRPMLVGGALQVLITLGLVAGVVLLAGLHPAQAIFFGMLASMSSTALVLRLLTDRVELNAPHGRLATAVLVFQDLMVILFAVAVPWLGRWHAGSAQSSEGSLSRLLGFFAVLAALVLVVAAANRLAPWLLLRALRTRSREAFLFGVVLVALGSAFLTAQLGLSVALGAFLAGLILAESDLRSHIEAAVVSFRDVLTGVFFVAIGMLFDPRAVMTHPWLVLASTLGLVGIKIFAAAAALRLAGAPLRVATAGGVVLAQVGEFSFMLAESAPPALLGTTGGQAFFAGAVFSLVLTPWLVSGASDWAVAIAAKRPGGTASTSKPGVERSNHVIIAGFGLNGRNLARVLRSVRLPHLIVDLDPEALQSEPAQGSEVLVGDITQPEIQRKAGVHKARVLVLALSDPGATRHACRIARSLTRDVFIIVRTRYVAEIDELHRQGASQVIPEEFETSIEIFIATLQHFHVPTNVIQAQVQLLRQERYSLLRGLKLPGSVIEQLDAILQEGTCDTFLLLQHSPAVGRTASEVGLVDERGARLVALVRGGHAIAAPENDVPLAVGDILVLMGTHASMEDAFQRLTPDPAVLAAGEDERT